One Fuerstiella marisgermanici DNA window includes the following coding sequences:
- a CDS encoding TVP38/TMEM64 family protein: protein MTSAAETKPLALPALKVLVIAAIVGVLLHFYLQGDLTQDNLKRFAASLPAWLFVPAYLTLPLVGFPISIVLLASGMKFGTMTAIIIAVFAMGFHTFVAWHLAHGFFREPLERWLEKTRFSLPRIPEKHQIWFTSVFVTVPGLPYAVKLYSLALTDLPFTRYLWIVWLFHVLNAIPFIGLGSAAARMNVGWMIGFGLLAVVMILLTNWLKSRLSDS from the coding sequence ACGAAACCGCTTGCACTGCCCGCGCTGAAGGTGTTGGTGATCGCGGCTATTGTTGGAGTGCTGCTGCACTTCTATTTGCAGGGCGATTTGACTCAGGACAACCTGAAACGATTCGCCGCTTCGCTGCCTGCATGGCTGTTTGTGCCGGCCTATCTCACCCTGCCGTTAGTGGGTTTTCCCATCAGCATCGTGTTGCTGGCGAGTGGCATGAAATTCGGGACGATGACCGCAATCATAATCGCCGTTTTCGCGATGGGCTTCCACACGTTTGTCGCATGGCATCTGGCTCATGGGTTCTTCCGTGAGCCCCTGGAACGCTGGCTGGAGAAGACTCGATTTAGTCTGCCCCGCATTCCGGAAAAGCACCAGATCTGGTTCACATCCGTCTTCGTAACGGTGCCCGGGCTTCCGTACGCCGTCAAACTGTACTCACTGGCGTTAACGGATCTGCCGTTCACTCGCTACCTCTGGATTGTGTGGCTGTTCCACGTCCTGAATGCGATCCCGTTCATCGGCCTCGGATCGGCTGCCGCCCGGATGAACGTCGGCTGGATGATAGGGTTCGGCCTGCTGGCCGTCGTCATGATCCTGCTCACCAACTGGCTGAAGTCGCGTCTCAGCGACAGTTGA